AATGAAAGTCATCATGGAATCACTTTGGGCTGGCTTGGACAGGGACAGCTTCGTCATCAGCTGATGCTGTTGACGGGACCACAGCGAGAGCACGACGCTTTTCTGTATTCTGTCAGCGGCCCGAGTTTTCCGTTGGCGGTGATGCATCGCCAGCTTCAAGCCGACGCCTGGCCGCTGGTGCTTCACGGCACCGAGTACGTTGGTTCGACTGATAGCGGTGTACACATTTTCCGACCGGTCGAGTATCTGTTGTCACAACAGCCAGCCAAACAGACGACGAAGTGAACAATGCGAGCGTCGTTGGCATGACGTAGTCCGCGTTGTCCAGCTGGTAAAATGGTACGTCCACTTTTACCACCCGCCGTCATAGCAGTGCTTGTTTAACACTGAGATCAAGGCAGTTTTCCTTTTAAAATCATTGAGTTATGGGAGGAATTGTCCCATATTTGTCCCATAACGCCCACAATATGGGAAACGCAACACTGTCAGCTATTGATTTTACTGGTCGAGACGGCCGGATTCGAACCCGCGCCCACCGAAGCCGTGGCCTAGGCCGGCTTGATGGCCCGGAACGTCGCACCGATGGTCTCGTCGGAAGTCTGGTAGCCGGTGAGGTCGACCTGCTCCGCCTCGGCGAACCCCGCCTTTTCGAGCAATGCCAGGAACTCCGTTCCCGGTAGGGCCCCGGCCACTCATTGGCTCCACAGATCGGGGTCTTGAAGGGCCTCCGGCGGCAGGGGTTTCAAAAGAAGCATGTCCGCCACCATGAATCGCCCCCCGGGCTTGAGAACGCGGTGGATTTCTAAGAGCAGCGGCCTCTTTTCCGGCAGGAGGTTGATAACACCGTTGGAGATTACGACGTCGCATAGTTCATCGGCGAGCGGCAGGTTCTCGGCCAGCCCTCGGAAGACCAAGACCTGCTTGGCCCCCTGAGCCTCGACGTTCTGGCGGGCCTTCTCGACCATCTCCGGGACCATGTCGAATCCAACGACGCTTCCCGTAGGGCCCACGAGTCGGGCCGCGATCAAGGCGTCGAGCCCGCTTCCGCACCCAACGTCAAGGACCGTCTCTCCAGGCTTGATGGGCCCGAGGCTGAAAGGGTTTCCAACCCCCGCGAAGGCCTCGGTGACCTCCGTCGGAAAGGAGTCGACCAGCTCTTCAGGATAACCCACAGCCTTTGCGCTCTCAGGCCCGATCGGAAATGGGGAGACCTGGGCTACCGCTACGCCGCTGAATCGGTACCAGATCTTGTTCCTGATCTCTTCGATGACCTCTTGGGGGAAGGACTCTCCAGGGCTCACGATACCCTCTCCACGTTGGATTTCCTGGGAATTTGGGAATCTATTGACAAACGACAAACGCGCTCATAACGAGCGGATACCGTCCGGTTGGAATTCTACATTTGTGGGAGCTAAAAGAAAAGTAAGATTTTTTATGAGCAGGAGAGGGTGATTTGCTCTCTCAACCTAAGGGCGAGGACGTCGTCGGGAAGGAGAAGTTAAGCCTAGCCAGTACATGGGTAAATGGGAGGAAGGTCCTTCATGCCTGGAGGGGGCTTCGTAAAATACTTTGAATTTAATTTTTGGATGCGGGCCTGGTCTAACCTGAATTTTTTAATTTTAGGATTGTAGGGATAGCCGGTCTCGGTGAACCCCATTATGCAGCGGTTCGAACCATTTGGATTCTCCCACTCGATCTTTACGGCGAAATACATCTTTCCTCCTTCATCGAGGTAGTCTAGCTTTCCCTCGATGGGATTGGACTTTAAAATCGCCTCAAAGGTGGCCCCTGGTTTAATAACGGACGTAGTAGGGGCCTTTCGAAATTTCTTTCCCAGTAGGTTTGCGAAATATTCAAACGGATCGGGTAACACCGTTTTCGATTCATCCCATCGAGTGCCGTTATAATGTTGAAAATTGATTTTAAGATTGGATGCCGTGTAATCGCTGACGTTGATTACCTTTATTAATGATGTGACCGCTACAGGACCTTCGAGGAGCCGGGCGTTGCCTGATTTAACAATTTCCAGGGTGGCAACTCGCTGGATTGCAGTCGCGCCAGGCGCGGCAGGCGCGCGAGACGCGGTAGGCGAGGGAGTCGCGCCAGGCGAGGGAGGCGAGGAAATCAAATCTTTACCTACTACCAGGACAACAACGCCAACCAAGACCACTAAGAAAACTGCTATGAGGAATTTTTTCACAGGCTATATCCTAGTCGGATTCAGAAATTGAGTCAAGTTTTTACTAAACCACAAGCTAGCAATACCAATCGCTGTTTCAAAAGAGGATTCATGGTCGGGGCGGCCGGATTCGAACCGGCGACCCCCGGCTCCCAAAGCCGGTGCGCTACCAGGCTGCGCTACGCCCCGACCGCTTATCTAATACCACGAGGGGGCCCGCCCCGGCAAGAATGGCGAGGGCTACGCCCGCTGGGAGAAAATATTACGACTCCCCTTCAAGGAGCGCCTCTAAGACCTTCCGGGCGCCCGCCAGGGCCCGGCCCCGGTGGCTTATGGCGTTCTTGATGTCTTCCGGCAGCTCTCCAAAGGTGAGAACCGAGGCTGGGACGAAGAAGAGCGGGTCATATCCGAATCCCTTATCGCCC
This is a stretch of genomic DNA from Nitrospinota bacterium. It encodes these proteins:
- a CDS encoding methyltransferase domain-containing protein, producing the protein MSPGESFPQEVIEEIRNKIWYRFSGVAVAQVSPFPIGPESAKAVGYPEELVDSFPTEVTEAFAGVGNPFSLGPIKPGETVLDVGCGSGLDALIAARLVGPTGSVVGFDMVPEMVEKARQNVEAQGAKQVLVFRGLAENLPLADELCDVVISNGVINLLPEKRPLLLEIHRVLKPGGRFMVADMLLLKPLPPEALQDPDLWSQ